A genomic segment from Solenopsis invicta isolate M01_SB chromosome 5, UNIL_Sinv_3.0, whole genome shotgun sequence encodes:
- the LOC105205841 gene encoding ankyrin repeat domain-containing protein 17 isoform X4, producing MQNVAQGTTSDSQKSHEKQPAAVAAAAATPAAAVAAAAAAAPPPPLPPSVHHDTGKTSSTPQSSTSSPTKSETETFSELQPRFMTDSSESEEDSVSEVECFAIDQVELDEDHPESSKFLLTPEDPERSVDPETQARLEALLEAAGIGKLSSGDGKHLPDHEVLRRLTSSVSCALDEAAAALTRMRSDNRVPNEKRSLVEACTDGDVGTVRKLLTEGRSVHETTEEGESLLSLACSAGYYELAQVLLAMSANVEDRGIKGDCTPLMEAASAGHVDIVSLLLAHGADVNAQSTSGNTPLMYGCAGGHEEVVRVLLDHGANVEDHNENGHTPLMEAASAGHVQVAKILLEHGAGINTHSNEFKESALTLACYKGHLEMVRFLLEAGADQEHKTDEMHTALMEASMDGHVEVARLLLDSGAQVNMPTDSFESPLTLAACGGHVDLAMLLIERGANIEEVNDEGYTPLMEAAREGHEEMVALLLSQGANINAQTEETQETALTLACCGGFLEVADFLFKAGADIELGASTPLMEAAQEGHLELVRYLLESTADVHAQTQTGDTALTYACENGHTDVADLLLQYGADLEHESEGGRTPLMKACRAGHLCTVQFLISKRADVNRQTTNNDHTPLSLACAGGHLAVVELLLAQSANPFHKLKDNSTMLIEAAKGGHTPVVQLLLDYPHSIMMSAPHSASSTPMLLQQPQQQPPPQQQQQQQQQQQQQQQQPQHMAHQQHVPHSQQTSTQPQQHPQQQQQQQQQQQQQTAEQQAQNLQPKHNTQKSLLRKNRSVTMMPDISLTSAEAQQVRSQPAGESITTTKDDTNILDKGSGGFTSLSEPNISLSPTPGAQVIHVNESRKTVTRQEQILHKQQILEELQRVERELQIKSGGHLFPGSRNSIINQSQPQPQQQQDPSETEALLPGMLNIDLPAQSTSPHGLVCNTAGISGGSLTYPGANDAALVCSAYLDGKIMGMQAAQFQKTLSVVPTATETFPTNTFPSSPPLSLAPLPVTTTTAVSLISATSSTTTPSPPSISTPPTVIAVSQSPITASSDVSQNTAISDRPKAKPVSKKEGKNVRKATSSIGMAKLQQTQATIMAGLHQQYQQKQRQHPSYQVQQVQQLQQLNQQLQLQLDQVQIQQQSQQPQSQPQQSHQQTHSQQQTNIVGNSTGSILMPTQLMSHLQPTHHHLHNQQTVQENLPEQTDPELTRKYRESACAFFTGAQKSKTFSPNERVLKLEDGTDIPIDDAFEIFRSISFDDAVDTTEDQEKLELKRLDVSNNKEQQQQQQQQHLHTTQIVQQSGSPHVSQEYFTPVLSVPSVSLPALPSLQVTSAGVQIEADISAGLQLTSTQSLQNPTLKNRLRAFEEGFRQGSIHFRECMQHISGDTFQPQLLLQSSQITFPTQTLPTVSAATGIIDSIPPHQSSSYVQSTTCSTNQVQVATQTQAPATTTIANVATSDKKQVYTAPTTGKGKKARYPLLSQQQSCQQQQTANTQQTPNFPTQNYQLDPATGVPTVGGYASNQVPPAPFSCMDVDSETDSNHDTALTLACAGGHEDLVELLLSRGADIEHRDKKGFTPLILAATAGHQKVVEILLNHGADIEAQSERTKDTPLSLACSGGRYEVVELLLNRGANKEHRNVSDYTPLSLAASGGYVNIIKLLLGHGAEINSRTGSKLGISPLMLAAMNGHTAAVKLLLDMGSDINAQIETNRNTALTLACFQGRHEVVSLLLDRKANVEHRAKTGLTPLMEAASGGYVEVGRVLLAKGADVNATPVPSSRDTALTIAADKGHCRFVELLLSKGTQVEVKNKKGNSPLWLAANGGHLNVVDLLYHAGADIDSQDNRKVSCLMAAFRKGHIKVVKWMVNHVTQFPSDQEMTRFIATVSDKDLLEKCQECVKVIRAAKETQAAKANKNATILLEELDMEKTREESKKAAAARRRERKKKKKLEKKEEKRKLHEEYKKNETPFEDKEENGKKSDEECDRADDSDHEGGDERMESVPSPVNRSPEDPDREEGDSGIDANSQGSCSSNDVKAREKKKEKKKKKNNSPSNNDKDTSPQRSSKTLLSQNTNLSQNTVTSTKSQNNTSDKRIMTNVTSAVSVSTTSVTTTRTSTTISSDRKLKGQLVFESSRHPADREDFEATGNETYVPGKGKKSYNNQYDDTLNTSTKASNTSPKQSGKREEGWKEVVRKGQSDDSGKFMNSPFRSKKVVVPTHAISRVIGRGGSNINAIRVATNAHIEVEKQSKCQVERIITIKGSSEAIKQAHGLIQALIKDPDVDILQMLPKSKLSIATTSSWDKSVSTVAASKTKIGSVNKPPSLASCTSASNQVKSGYPLGASTNSLVPIRSSSSMKLAGAFPTSLPRATAPRLVAAGNAKPEKRAQAVAAAQMASSTNTKTTMSYTSAIMTAGRAGTKIVTTSTTQTFAAKLSEITASTHSSTTVMQSAHTAPLNKQKPMAQAATVTIMSATSAAATAHPAGQQQQQSIVSTSPKHCRSLPTLTASSAIASHYPGKSSGYAAGTIAISSSSSATNAVMTNCPENTIVSTSANSVRVTPSPPVVSLQTQTLSQPLSGTVQQQQQSMPQQQSQQSICSTTPVVTQEHQPQQQQQQQQQQQQQPSNTPLEYSLFNTDTFTKVTQQSMWGGRENETQKGMNFATVAGGGVSSNTNSGPSAAKFDSSPPQVDASKAPGYRGTAMCSPVSSKPGNTSNASTNVIGNVVSCSVHSNPMQPAQFQSSTSYSEHPLPNKPPGSLAVTRPVIPQQSIDMGTSMTAQFNRPTVFQGDLTTRNATTHQPAAHVISSTSQPALDVNLFKAANSSGGSYEHSNVNTSLLKMMPNESQSGTGHSLLPFHPHMQSFAQTIAPSASVINTTVSMSRLNPRAPDFSSSLHLNSKPQVTMFNAAAAGSAALHPANMFAATVPAPPPSAIQSNNLAMLGNYPLGKYQTPARATPAANAGISTTAQTTRWPFATPHTSYPPHQDPMIGQMSFSNQLANIGGQPGGGIDLITSLENGGSPAISPSSPAQVAQEMSQLKIEDRKVPRPIGTERAWKNYSATGGMGPGGDADSIGGWMVNEKQQLPSWPNCNLAPSIDRHQMFRSNPTYSQRISTVDPELHQIMESSFQGHVNTQQPFPANGNTPLSLMPTLTLMPGQYGDLTEMPPNEQAKIDPAWGMPDAVQDKQHPGWTKWTH from the exons GTAATACACCTCTCATGTATGGATGTGCCGGTGGACATGAGGAAGTTGTACGTGTTTTACTAGACCACGGGGCCAATGTCGAGGATCACAATGAGAATGGTCATACACCTTTGATGGAAGCGGCAAGCGCCGGGCACGTTCAGGTCGCTAAGATCTTGCTTGAACATGGGGCCGGCATCAATACTCATTCCAATGAATTTAAAGAGTCCGCGTTAACGTTGGCTTGTTATAAAGGACATTTAGAAATGGTCCGCTTCTTGTTAGAAGCTGGCGCGGATCAG GAGCATAAAACTGATGAGATGCACACTGCTCTTATGGAGGCATCAATGGACGGTCACGTGGAGGTTGCTCGTTTACTTCTGGATTCAGGTGCCCAAGTAAATATGCCAACGGATAGTTTCGAGTCGCCATTGACATTAGCTGCCTGCGGAGGTCATGTGGACTTAGCTATGCTTCTGATCGAGCGTGGAGCGAATATAGAAGAGGTTAATGATGAGGGTTATACGCCGTTGATGGAAGCAGCGCGCGAGGGTCACGAGGAAATGGTTGCTTTACTTTTGAGCCAAG GTGCAAACATCAATGCCCAAACTGAGGAGACTCAGGAAACGGCGCTCACCTTAGCGTGCTGCGGCGGTTTTCTCGAAGTTGccgattttttattcaaagcgGGAGCGGATATCGAATTGGGCGCTTCCACGCCTCTAATGGAGGCCGCGCAGGAGGGACATTTAGAGCTTGTCCGATATTTATTGGAATCTACGGCGGATGTTCATGCTCAGACACAAACGGGAGATACGGCATTGACATATGCGTGCGAGAACGGTCACACGGACGTTGCTGATCTTTTGCTGCAATATGGCGCTGATCTa GAACATGAATCAGAAGGAGGTAGAACTCCACTGATGAAAGCTTGTAGAGCAGGCCATTTGTGCACAGTTCAATTTCTCATCTCGAAGCGCGCCGATGTTAATCGACAAACGACAAATAATGATCACACGCCACTTTCGTTGGCGTGCGCTGGTGGTCATCTTGCAGTAGTTGAATTGCTCCTCGCACAATCTGCGAATCCATTTCACAAGTTGAAA gaCAACTCCACTATGCTGATAGAAGCTGCAAAAGGAGGTCACACTCCTGTTGTTCAACTATTATTGGACTATCCTCATAGCATTATGATGAGCGCTCCTCATAGTGCTAGTTCTACACCCATGTTACTACAGCAACCACAACAGCAGCCACCAccacaacaacaacaacaacaacaacaacaacagcagcagcaacagcagcagccaCAGCATATGGCTCATCAGCAACATGTACCTCACTCCCAGCAAACATCAACACAACCTCAACAACatccgcagcagcagcagcaacagcagcagcagcagcagcaacaaacCGCCGAACAACAAGCGCAAAATCTCCAACCTAAACACAACACGCAAAAGTCATTGTTGAGAAAGAATCGATCTGTTACTATGATGCCTGACATAAGCCTTACTTCTGCCGAAGCGCAACAAGTACGCTCGCAGCCCGCAGGAGAGTCGATCACTACTACCAAGGACGATACCAATATTCTTGATAAAGGCAGTGGGGGTTTTACAAGTTTGTCAGAACCTAATATTAGTCTTAGTCCGACGCCGGGAGCGCAAGTGATACATGTCAACGAAAGTCGGAAAACTGTAACTAGGCAAGAGCAAATTCTTCATAAGCAACAAATACTTGAGGAATTACAA agGGTAGAACGAGAGCTACAAATAAAAAGCGGAGGACACTTATTTCCTGGTTCAAGAAATTCAATTATAAATCAATCTCAACCTCAGCCACAACAGCAACAAGATCCTAGCGAGACAGAAGCATTATTACCTGGCATGCTGAATATTGACCTACCAGCTCAATCGACATCTCCTCAcg GTTTAGTTTGCAATACGGCCGGTATATCCGGTGGTTCACTGACGTATCCAGGAGCTAACGACGCAGCGTTGGTGTGCAGCGCTTACCTCGATGGTAAGATAATGGGGATGCAGGCTGCACAGTTCCAGAAGACACTGTCTGTAGTTCCAACTGCGACGGAAACGTTCCCCACGAATACATTTCCTTCCTCGCCTCCCTTGTCTCTCGCGCCGTTGCCTGttaccaccaccaccgccgtaTCTCTTATTAGTGCTACTTCTTCGACAACCACGCCAAGTCCACCAAGCATTTCCACCCCTCCAACTGTTATAGCCGTTTCTCAATCGCCCATTACTGCGAGCAGTGACGTTAGTCAAAATACTGCTATAAGCGATCGTCCAAAAGCTAAGCCTGTATccaaaaaggaaggaaagaatgTACGGAAAGCCACGTCCAGTATTGGAATGGCAAAATTGCAGCAGACACAAGCGACTATAATGGCCGGACTTCATCAGCAGTATCAACAGAAGCAACGTCAACATCCCTCCTATCAAGTGCAACAAGTTCAACAGCTGCAGCAACTCAATCAGCAATTGCAACTCCAATTGGATCAAGTGCAG atacagCAGCAATCGCAGCAACCGCAATCACAACCACAACAGTCTCACCAACAAACTCATTCGCAACAGCAAACGAATATAGTTGGTAATAGCACGGGTAGCATACTCATGCCTACTCAATTGATGTCACACTTACAGCCTACGCATCATCATTTGCACAATCAG CAAACGGTGCAAGAGAATCTTCCTGAGCAAACGGATCCCGAATTAACGCGAAAGTATAGAGAAAGCGCGTGCGCGTTTTTTACCGGCGCTCAAAAATCTAAAACCTTTTCTCCTAACGAAAGAGTATTGAAATTGGAGGACGGCACGGATATTCCTATCGACGATGCGTTTGAAATTTTTCGCTCCATTAGTTTCGACGATGCAGTtgaca cAACAGAAGATCAAGAGAAACTTGAATTGAAAAGATTAGATGTATCGAATAATAAggagcaacaacagcagcagcagcaacaacattTGCATACCACCCAAATAGTTCAGCAAAGCGGAAGTCCTCACGTGTCCCAAGAGTATTTCACTCCCGTGCTGTCAGTACCTTCGGTTTCTTTACCGGCCTTACCATCATTACAAGTGACTAGCGCTGGTGTCCAAATAGAGGCAGACATATCAGCGGGTTTACAACTAACGAGTACGCAATCCTTGCAAAATCCGACGCTGAAAAATCGTCTGAGAGCCTTTGAGGAAGGCTTTCGACAGGGTAGTATACATTTTCGCGAATGTATGCAGCATATTAGCGGCGACACCTTCCAACCTCAATTATTGCTTCAGTCTTCTCAAATAA CATTTCCTACGCAAACATTACCAACTGTGAGCGCTGCGACGGGAATAATAGATAGCATACCTCCTCATCAATCGAGCAGTTACGTGCAATCCACAACTTGCAGCACTAATCAAGTTCAAGTTGCTACCCAGACTCAAGCACCCGCTACTACGACAATTGCGAACGTTGCTACCTCCGACAAAAAACAAGTATACACCGCACCGACAACCGGCAAGGGCAAGAAAGCCAgatatcctcttctgtctcagCAGCAATCTTGCCAGCAACAACAAACTGCCAATACTCAACAAACTCCTAATTTTCCCACGCAAAACTATCAGCTGGATCCGGCAACAG GTGTTCCAACGGTCGGAGGATATGCGTCTAATCAAGTTCCACCCGCTCCGTTTTCATGTATGGATGTTGATTCAGAAACTGATAGTAATCATGACACAGCGCTGACTTTGGCTTGTGCCGGAGGACACGAAGATCTTGTAGAACTTCTTCTCAGCCGCGGTGCGGATATAG AACACAGGGACAAGAAGGGATTTACACCACTTATTTTGGCCGCAACAGCTGGTCATCAGAAAGTAGTCGAGATTCTCCTCAATCATGGCGCTGATATTGAAGCACAGTCTGAACGTACTAAGGATACGCCACTGTCCCTTGCATGCAGCGGAGGCAGATATGAAGTAGTTGAGCTTTTGCTTAATCGTGGCGCAAACAAAGAACACCGCAACGTTTCCGATTATACTCCCTTAAGTCTGGCTGCGTCCGGCGGCTATGTGAACATAATAAAGTTACTACTAGGCCACGGTGCCGAAATTAATTCACGTACCGGTTCGAAATTAGGCATATCTCCCCTAATGTTGGCTGCTATGAATGGTCATACGG CGGCAGTTAAGTTACTTTTGGACATGGGCAGTGATATTAACGCGCAAATCGAGACGAATCGTAATACTGCATTGACACTCGCATGTTTTCAAGGAAGACACGAGGTCGTTAGCCTTCTTCTCGACCGTAAAGCAAATGTTGAACATCGAGCCAAG ACGGGTTTAACACCATTGATGGAAGCCGCCAGCGGGGGATATGTAGAAGTTGGACGTGTGCTACTTGCCAAAGGTGCGGACGTTAACGCGACGCCAGTCCCGTCGTCACGTGATACTGCCCTCACTATTGCCGCCGATAAAGGACACTGCCGTTTCGTAGAACTCTTATTATCCAA ggGAACtcaagttgaagtaaaaaataaaaaagggaaCAGTCCATTATGGTTAGCTGCAAATGGCGGACACCTTAATGTGGTAGATTTACTGTATCATGCGGGTGCAGATATTGACTCGCAGGATAACCGTAAG gtCTCTTGCTTAATGGCTGCATTCCGAAAGGGTCATATTAAAGTGGTGAAATGGATGGTAAATCATGTGACGCAGTTTCCTAGCGATCAGGAGATGACGAGGTTCATAGCGACTGTTAGCGATAAAGATCTTTTGGAAAAATGTCAGGAATGTGTAAAAGTGATAAGAGCTGCCAAAGAGACGCAGGCCGCTAAAGCGAATAAGAATGCTACAATACTGTTGGAAGAGCTCGATATGGAGAAGACGAGAGAAGAATCGAAGAAAGCGGCTGCCGCGCGAagacgagaaagaaagaagaagaagaagcttgagaagaaggaagagaaacGTAAGCTTCACGAGGAGTACAAGAAGAATGAGACACCTTTCGAAGATAAGGAAGAAAACGGGAAGAAATCGGACGAGGAATGTGATCGGGCGGACGATAGCGATCACGAGGGCGGCGACGAGAGAATGGAGAGCGTGCCGTCTCCCGTAAATAGAAGTCCGGAGGATCCCGACAGAGAAGAGGGTGACAGTGGAATAGATGCAAATAGCCAGGGCAGTTGTAGTAGCAATGATGtgaaagcgagagagaaaaaaaaggaaaagaagaaaaagaaaaataatagccCTAGTAACAACGATAAGGATACGTCCCCACAGCGTTCGTCCAAGACCCTTCTTTCGCAAAACACCAATTTATCTCAGAACACTGTGACATCGACTAAATCTCAAAATAACACTTCAGACAA GCGAATCATGACTAATGTTACCAGTGCAGTATCAGTGTCTACAACTTCGGTCACAACTACTAGAACATCCACCACCATCAGTTCCGATCGAAAGCTGAAAGGACAATTAGTTTTTGAGTCCTCCAGACATCCTGCTGATAGAGAAGATTTTGAAGCTACTGGTAACGAGACTTATGTTCCTGGCAAAGGAAAAAAGTCTTATAATAATCAATACGATGATACTCTAAATACATCGACGAAGGCGAGTAACACTAGCCCCAAGCAGAGTGGAAAACGTGAAGAAGGATGGAAGGAAGTTGTACGAAA GGGACAATCGGATGATTCGGGGAAATTTATGAATTCACCGTTTCGTTCTAAGAAGGTAGTAGTTCCAACACATGCTATCAGCCGAGTGATCGGTAGAGGTGGCAGTAACATAAATGCTATTCGTGTAGCAACGAACGCACATATTGAGGTAGAAAAGCAAAGTAAATGTCAAGTGGAAAGGATAATTACAATAAA GGGATCATCTGAAGCTATAAAGCAAGCTCATGGATTGATTCAGGCACTTATTAAGGATCCAGATGTGGATATATTGCAAATGCTTCCAAAATCAAAGCTCAGTATTGCAACAACCTCCTCGTGGGACAAGTCTGTCTCCACTGTTGCT GCAAGTAAAACGAAAATTGGATCTGTTAATAAGCCACCTAGTCTGGCATCCTGTACTAGTGCCAGTAATCAAGTTAAATCAGGATATCCTTTAGGTGcatctactaattcgttggtTCCTATTCGTTCATCATCCAGCATGAAACTTGCTGGTGCCTTCCCTACTTCTTTGCCACGTGCAACAGCCCCTAGACTTGTGGCCGCAGGTAACGCAAAAC CGGAGAAACGTGCGCAGGCCGTGGCTGCCGCTCAAATGGCGTCTTCGACGAATACCAAGACGACGATGTCGTATACGAGTGCGATTATGACCGCTGGTAGAGCAGGTACTAAGATCGTCACGACCAGTACGACGCAGACGTTTGCGGCGAAGCTATCCGAAATCACTGCCTCGACTCACAGCTCCACCACCGTCATGCAGTCCGCTCACACCGCACCGTTGAATAAGCAGAAGCCCATGGCACAAGCCGCGACCGTGACCATCATGTCGGCCACATctgcggcggcgaccgctcatCCAGCCGGCCAGCAACAGCAACAATCCATAGTCAGTACATCGCCAAAGCACTGCCGATCACTGCCCACCTTAACCGCCTCATCGGCAATAGCATCTCACTATCCCGGCAAGTCGAGTGGCTATGCTGCCGGAACGATTGCgatttcgtcgtcgtcgtcggccaCGAACGCCGTGATGACAAACTGTCCGGAAAATACGATTGTTTCGACATCAGCCAATTCCGTTCGAGTGACACCCTCGCCGCCAGTTGTATCGCTGCAAACGCAGACATTGTCGCAGCCGCTATCAGGAACGgtacagcagcaacaacaatcGATGCCGCAACAGCAATCGCAACAAAGCATTTGCAGTACGACGCCAGTGGTGACTCAAGAGCATCAGccacagcagcagcagcaacaacaacagcaacaacagcagcaaccTAGCAACACCCCTCTTGAGTACTCTCTGTTCAATACCGATACTTTTACCAAGGTCACGCAACAGTCGATGTGGGGTGGAAGAGAAAACGAGACTCAAAAGGGCATGAACTTCGCGACTGTTGCGGGCGGAGGTGTATCGTCGAATACGAACTCGGGACCGTCTGCGGCCAAGTTCGACAGTTCCCCACCACAG GTCGACGCTTCCAAAGCTCCTGGATATCGCGGTACAGCCATGTGTTCACCCGTTTCCAGCAAGCCGGGTAACACAAGTAACGCGTCGACCAACGTGATTGGCAACGTGGTATCATGTTCGGTGCACAGTAATCCTATGCAGCCCGCGCAGTTTCAGTCTTCGACAAGCTACAGCGAGCATCCTTTACCAAACAAACCGCCCGGTAGTCTAGCGGTGACTAGACCAGTAATACCTCAACAGAGTATTGACATGGGAACGAGCATGACGGCGCAGTTCAATAGACCAACGGTTTTTCAGGGTGATTTGACAACGCGAAACGCAACGACGCACCAGCCGGCGGCGCACGTGATATCGTCCACGTCGCAGCCGGCACTGGACGTCAATTTGTTCAAGGCAGCGAACAGCAGCGGCGGTAGTTACGAGCATTCCAATGTCAACACTAGCTTGCTGAAGATGATGCCGAATGAGAGCCAGAGTGGCACCGGTCATTCTTTGCTACCGTTTCATCCTCATATGCAAAGTTTCGCTCAGACCATCGCACCGTCCGCCTCTGTGATCAATACTACTGTTAGTATGTCACGATTGAATCCGCGCGCCCCCGACTTCTCCAGTTCGCTTCATTTGAACAGTAAGCCGCAGGTGACGATGTTCAA tgctgctgctgctggctcAGCGGCGCTGCACCCGGCCAACATGTTTGCCGCGACTGTGCCTGCGCCACCGCCGTCCGCGATACAGTCCAACAATTTAGCGATGCTTGGTAACTATCCATTGGGAAAGTATCAGACGCCTGCGCGGGCAACACCGGCAGCAAACGCCGGCATCTCGACGACGGCACAAACGACCCGTTGGCCATTTGCCACGCCGCACACCAGCTATCCGCCGCACCAGGATCCCATGATCGGCCAAATGAGCTTCTCCAATCAGTTGGCCAACATTGGCGGCCAACCTGGTGGTGGCATAGATCTGATCACGAGTCTGGAGAACGGTGGCTCGCCGGCCATATCTCCCTCGTCGCCGGCACAAGTCGCTCAGGAGATGAGTCAGTTGAAGATTGAAGACCGCAAGGTACCACGACCGATCGGTACCGAGAGAGCATGGAAGAACTATTCGGCAACAGGCGGTATGGGCCCGGGTGGGGATGCCGATTCTATCGGTGGTTGGATGGTCAACGAGAAGCAGCAGCTACCAAGCTGGCCGAATTGCAATCTAGCCCCTAGTATCGACAGGCATCAGATGTTTCGATCAAATCCCACTTACAGCCAACGTATATCCACCGTCGATCCCGAGCTTCACCAAATAATGGAATCCTCCTTTCAG GGCCACGTTAATACACAACAGCCTTTCCCGGCTAACGGAAATACGCCGTTATCACTGATGCCGACATTGACGTTAATGCCGGGACAGTATGGTGATCTGACAGAAATGCCGCCGAACGAGCAGGCTAAAATAGATCCTGCGTGGGGAATGCCCGATGCCGTGCAAGACAAACAACATCCG GGGTGGACTAAGTGGACCCATTAG